One region of Microbacterium rhizosphaerae genomic DNA includes:
- a CDS encoding DUF1295 domain-containing protein has translation MQPVTVVLLLAAAVSAFCWIASLITKDTSWVDRIWSIAPVAYVWVFAGAALIDGRDAGRLLVMAVLVTLWGARLTFNFARKGGYSGVEDYRWAVLRARMKPWQFQLFNLFFIVLYQNALLVLIALPAGMAWLHPIGFTSWDTLFAALFLGFLVLETAADQQQWDFHRAKAAAGGRLEPGFLTTGLFRWSRHPNFFAEQAQWWMLYCLGATAAVTSGLGFWGGAVNATIAGPILLSVLFIGSTIFTESISSSKYPAYAEYRRMTSMLIPWPPRRRSAEAV, from the coding sequence GTGCAGCCTGTCACCGTCGTCCTCCTCCTCGCCGCGGCCGTCTCGGCGTTCTGCTGGATCGCCTCGCTCATCACGAAGGACACGTCGTGGGTCGATCGCATCTGGTCGATCGCACCCGTCGCCTACGTGTGGGTCTTCGCCGGAGCGGCGCTCATCGATGGCCGGGATGCCGGACGACTGCTCGTCATGGCCGTGCTCGTCACCCTGTGGGGTGCACGCCTGACCTTCAACTTCGCTCGGAAGGGCGGCTACAGCGGAGTGGAGGACTACCGATGGGCGGTCCTGCGCGCGCGCATGAAGCCCTGGCAGTTCCAGCTGTTCAACCTCTTCTTCATCGTGCTGTACCAGAACGCGCTGCTCGTGCTCATCGCCCTTCCCGCGGGGATGGCCTGGCTGCATCCGATCGGCTTCACAAGCTGGGACACGCTGTTCGCGGCGCTCTTCCTCGGCTTCCTCGTCCTCGAGACGGCGGCCGATCAGCAGCAGTGGGACTTCCACCGGGCGAAGGCGGCGGCCGGCGGCCGGCTCGAACCGGGGTTCCTCACGACGGGCCTGTTCCGCTGGAGCAGGCATCCCAACTTCTTCGCCGAGCAGGCGCAGTGGTGGATGCTGTACTGCCTCGGCGCGACGGCCGCCGTAACCTCGGGGCTCGGCTTCTGGGGCGGTGCGGTCAACGCGACGATCGCCGGTCCGATCCTGCTCAGCGTGCTCTTCATCGGCTCGACGATCTTCACCGAATCGATCTCGTCGTCGAAGTACCCCGCCTACGCCGAGTACCGGCGCATGACGTCGATGCTCATCCCCTGGCCGCCCCGACGGCGCTCCGCAGAGGCCGTCTGA
- a CDS encoding thymidine kinase, translated as MAKLYFRYGAMNSGKSTALLQAAYNYEERGQRVLLAKPLIDTKGADQIESRLGVSRPVDFLIGPEDDARDLFAEHHARVRYTHDELAGLNRPPAEVACLLVDEAQFLTAEQVDDLLRIAVLHGIPVLAYGIRTDFLTHAFPGSRRLLDIAHTIEELKTICRCGRKALFNARLVDGRFVFEGDQVAIDGAEVTYESLCAECYLRESGGRLG; from the coding sequence GTGGCAAAACTGTACTTCCGCTACGGCGCGATGAACTCCGGCAAGTCCACCGCTCTGCTGCAGGCCGCATACAACTACGAGGAGCGCGGCCAGCGCGTCCTGCTGGCCAAGCCGCTGATCGACACGAAGGGCGCCGACCAGATCGAGAGCCGGCTCGGCGTCTCCCGCCCCGTCGACTTCCTGATCGGGCCGGAAGACGATGCCCGTGACCTGTTCGCCGAGCACCATGCCCGTGTGCGCTACACGCACGACGAGCTCGCCGGCCTCAATCGGCCGCCCGCCGAGGTCGCGTGCCTCCTCGTCGACGAGGCGCAGTTCCTCACCGCGGAGCAGGTCGACGACCTGCTGCGGATCGCGGTGCTCCACGGCATCCCGGTGCTGGCGTACGGCATCCGCACGGATTTCCTGACGCACGCCTTCCCCGGGTCGAGGCGGCTGCTCGACATCGCGCACACCATCGAGGAGTTGAAGACGATCTGCCGGTGCGGGCGGAAGGCGCTGTTCAACGCGCGGCTCGTCGACGGTCGCTTCGTGTTCGAGGGCGACCAGGTCGCGATCGACGGCGCCGAGGTCACGTACGAGTCGCTCTGTGCGGAGTGCTACCTGCGCGAGTCCGGCGGGCGACTGGGCTGA